TTCCAACCTGACCCGGGCCCTGGCCGACCATACCGGCCTGCCGCTGCACGAGGCCGAGATGCTGGTGCATGACGTGTTGAACGTCTTCATGTGCACCGGTTTCACCCGCGATACGGGGCAGTATTTCATGAAGGCCTCGCCAGTGCGGCCGGGCGACTATCTGGAGTTCTTTGCCGAGATCGACCTGTTGGGCAATCTCAGCGCATGTCCAGGAGGCGATTGCTCGTCCGAGCATTCCTCGGATACGGCATCCTGTCATCCGCTCCTGGTGGAGATTTTCGCGCCGGCAGAGGGCATGCTAGGAGATTGGCCCAGTCCGTCGGTCAATGGCTATGATCGTAGCCACGGGCGTTAAGCTTGTGCGAAAACAGCCCGGCAGGGCTGGATGAGCGCATGAAAAACGCGGCCCCCAAGGGCCGCGTTTTTCCTTTTTCATGTCTCAGGCGCCGGGAAAGGCTGCGTGCAGCGCAATCTCGACCATGTCGCCGAAGCTGGTTTCGCGCTCTGCACTGGGCAGGGCAGCGCCGGTCAGCAGGTGGTCGGAAACCGTCAGCACCGCCAGCGCCCGGCATTTGTGCCGTGCGGCCAGAATGTAAAGCTCGGCGGCCTCCATCTCGACCCCCAGCACCCCATGGCGCACCATCTGTTCGTTCAGATCGGGCCGTTCGTCATAAAACACGTCCGACGAATAGATGCCGCCCACATGGGTCCGTACGCCCTTGTCCTCGGCTGCACGCGCAGCCGCGTGCAACAGGGACCAATCGGCGCAGGGGGCAAAGCTCAGCTCGCGAAAGATCCCCCGCGACGGAGTGCCCAGCGTCGATGCCGTCATTGCCAGGATCACGTCACGAACTTCGACACTGTCCTGCATGCCGCCGCAGGATCCGATACGGATCAGTGTCTTCGCCCCATAGTCACGGATCAGCTCATTGGCATAGATCGACAGTGACGGCATACCCATGCCAGACCCGTGAATGGTCACCCGGTTGCCTCGCCACATGCCGGTAAACCCCAACATGCCGCGAACCTCATTCACCAGGACCGGGTTATCCA
The window above is part of the Ruegeria pomeroyi DSS-3 genome. Proteins encoded here:
- the deoD gene encoding purine-nucleoside phosphorylase, whose amino-acid sequence is MTIHIGANPGEIAETVLLPGDPYRAKWAAETFLDNPVLVNEVRGMLGFTGMWRGNRVTIHGSGMGMPSLSIYANELIRDYGAKTLIRIGSCGGMQDSVEVRDVILAMTASTLGTPSRGIFRELSFAPCADWSLLHAAARAAEDKGVRTHVGGIYSSDVFYDERPDLNEQMVRHGVLGVEMEAAELYILAARHKCRALAVLTVSDHLLTGAALPSAERETSFGDMVEIALHAAFPGA